A single Thiohalobacter thiocyanaticus DNA region contains:
- a CDS encoding sulfurtransferase TusA family protein, translating into MAVKFEKVGDHDFLLDVTGYVCPHPQMYTKKAMGKLTSGDVLTLLFDNPSSGESIVAMCESEGNELIEKTNEDGASKWLIRKA; encoded by the coding sequence ATGGCTGTCAAATTCGAGAAGGTTGGTGATCACGACTTCCTGCTGGATGTCACCGGATACGTCTGCCCGCATCCGCAGATGTATACCAAGAAGGCCATGGGCAAGCTGACGAGCGGCGATGTGCTTACCCTGCTGTTTGACAATCCGTCATCCGGTGAGTCGATCGTGGCGATGTGTGAATCCGAGGGCAACGAACTCATCGAAAAGACGAATGAGGACGGTGCCTCGAAGTGGCTGATCCGCAAGGCCTGA
- a CDS encoding YeeE/YedE thiosulfate transporter family protein encodes MANDAKAATAGAVGSAVADRAWYGHKGNLYAMIIVALVALGSVWALALDSRWIYLLVYVWFGLGYGIFLQYGRFCMASAVRDLFAVGVPRMAVGMLIAVMLFSLTAAAVQVMGVNTFHPHPMGWHILVGALIFGFGIVFTGGCASGSLYKTGEGNLGSLLVVISISFSQAIYVAQSGWLDKLVPAAWTSSAAEKMMPEELSVTEGWFDQFVAGYVWDLQGGQLAGQLGIDGMFTGPFIGNALLGAIIPSLLLMLYLYNSAFKKGYLRRAKIEAPRMGDHLRGIWAMVTSSRNTAIAGLCLGLLAGGHMWATGELREKYEIFNFGELLAEMEYTDGLSMQDTVFDPGYWYITTQEAQWGAWAMDKVGIEMTDNIFFGLENGIPNPIINAPGWMSIGIIFGAAIIALSRREFKWKVPSLETAMFAIIGGALMGLGARIAMGCNIGAFFATVTNGDLSGWVFLAGMAAGGWLGVKAFNMWMEWRAGDDDLAL; translated from the coding sequence ATGGCGAATGATGCTAAGGCTGCGACGGCGGGCGCGGTAGGCTCGGCGGTGGCGGACAGGGCCTGGTACGGTCACAAGGGTAATCTGTACGCGATGATCATCGTCGCGCTTGTGGCGCTGGGTTCGGTATGGGCGCTGGCGCTGGACAGCCGGTGGATCTACCTGCTGGTGTATGTGTGGTTCGGCCTCGGCTACGGGATCTTCCTGCAGTACGGGCGTTTCTGTATGGCCTCTGCGGTGCGCGACCTGTTCGCGGTGGGCGTGCCACGCATGGCGGTGGGCATGCTGATCGCGGTCATGCTGTTCTCGCTCACGGCAGCCGCCGTGCAGGTTATGGGTGTGAATACCTTCCATCCCCATCCGATGGGTTGGCATATCCTCGTCGGTGCGCTGATCTTCGGTTTCGGCATTGTGTTCACCGGCGGCTGCGCGTCGGGTTCGCTGTACAAGACCGGTGAGGGCAACCTCGGTTCGCTGCTGGTGGTGATCTCCATCTCCTTCTCCCAGGCCATCTACGTGGCCCAGTCCGGCTGGCTGGACAAGCTGGTGCCCGCCGCCTGGACGAGTTCCGCCGCCGAGAAGATGATGCCGGAAGAACTGAGCGTCACGGAAGGCTGGTTCGACCAGTTCGTTGCCGGCTATGTCTGGGACCTGCAGGGCGGCCAGCTGGCCGGCCAGCTGGGCATTGACGGCATGTTCACGGGTCCGTTCATCGGCAATGCATTGCTGGGCGCGATCATCCCCTCCCTGCTGCTGATGCTGTACCTGTATAACTCGGCGTTCAAGAAGGGCTATCTGCGCCGCGCCAAGATTGAGGCGCCGCGTATGGGTGATCACCTGCGCGGTATCTGGGCGATGGTCACCTCTTCGCGCAACACCGCCATCGCCGGCCTGTGTCTGGGACTGCTGGCTGGCGGCCATATGTGGGCGACCGGCGAGTTGCGCGAGAAATACGAGATCTTCAACTTCGGTGAGCTGCTCGCCGAGATGGAATACACAGATGGCCTGTCGATGCAGGATACGGTCTTCGATCCCGGCTACTGGTACATCACCACCCAGGAGGCGCAGTGGGGCGCCTGGGCCATGGACAAGGTCGGCATCGAGATGACCGACAACATCTTCTTCGGACTGGAGAACGGTATTCCGAATCCGATCATCAACGCGCCCGGCTGGATGTCCATCGGTATCATCTTCGGCGCGGCGATCATTGCCCTGTCCCGGCGGGAATTCAAATGGAAGGTGCCGAGTCTGGAGACTGCGATGTTCGCCATCATCGGTGGTGCCCTGATGGGGCTGGGGGCGCGAATCGCGATGGGCTGTAATATCGGCGCCTTCTTCGCAACGGTTACCAACGGCGATCTGTCGGGCTGGGTGTTCCTGGCCGGCATGGCTGCCGGCGGCTGGTTGGGCGTCAAGGCATTCAATATGTGGATGGAATGGCGCGCTGGTGATGATGACCTGGCGCTTTGA
- a CDS encoding sulfurtransferase TusA family protein, whose product MWWFSRQRQRQVSPIRQSGRTVTLSGYGSLHVNVQIDCLGAVCPRPQLLCMRALDHMQPGEVLELVVDNPSTAEAIPAMDMTLGSTHLITVRDDGCWRIYVRKGAMDAEN is encoded by the coding sequence ATGTGGTGGTTCAGCAGGCAAAGGCAGCGACAGGTGTCCCCGATCAGGCAAAGTGGACGCACGGTAACGCTGTCCGGTTATGGGTCTCTGCATGTGAATGTGCAGATCGACTGCCTGGGCGCGGTCTGTCCGCGTCCGCAGCTGTTGTGCATGCGGGCGCTTGATCACATGCAGCCAGGCGAAGTACTGGAGCTGGTGGTGGACAACCCCAGCACGGCCGAGGCGATTCCGGCAATGGATATGACGCTGGGCAGTACCCACCTGATCACGGTGCGGGATGATGGCTGCTGGCGTATCTACGTGCGTAAGGGCGCAATGGACGCGGAAAATTGA
- a CDS encoding peroxiredoxin has translation MGVLVGREAPDFTAPAVLGNGEITDNFNFRTATKGKYAVVFFYPLDFTFVCPSELIAFDHRLDEFKKRNVEVIGVSIDSHFTHNAWRNTPVDKGGIGQVNYTLVADMTHHICRAFDVETPDGAVAFRGSFLIDEAGVVRHQVVNDLPLGRNIDEMLRMVDALQFHEQHGEVCPAGWNQGAKGMKASPEGVAEYLAEEAESL, from the coding sequence ATGGGTGTACTGGTAGGACGCGAAGCCCCGGATTTCACCGCCCCGGCCGTACTGGGCAATGGCGAGATCACCGACAACTTCAATTTCAGGACCGCCACCAAGGGCAAGTATGCCGTGGTGTTCTTCTACCCGCTGGACTTCACCTTCGTGTGCCCGTCCGAACTGATCGCCTTCGATCACCGCCTGGACGAGTTCAAGAAGCGCAACGTCGAGGTCATCGGCGTGTCGATCGACTCGCACTTCACCCACAACGCCTGGCGCAACACCCCGGTGGACAAGGGCGGCATCGGCCAGGTCAATTACACCCTGGTCGCCGACATGACCCACCACATCTGCCGCGCCTTCGATGTCGAGACCCCGGACGGCGCCGTCGCCTTCCGCGGCTCCTTCCTGATCGACGAGGCCGGCGTGGTGCGCCACCAGGTGGTCAACGACCTGCCGCTGGGCCGCAACATCGACGAGATGCTGCGCATGGTCGACGCCCTGCAGTTCCACGAGCAGCACGGCGAGGTCTGCCCGGCCGGCTGGAACCAGGGTGCGAAGGGCATGAAGGCCAGCCCTGAGGGCGTGGCCGAGTACCTGGCCGAGGAGGCGGAGTCGCTGTAA
- a CDS encoding BrnA antitoxin family protein, with protein MRDHYDFSKSKKNPYTKKLKKQITIRLDEDTVAYFKALAEQKGIPYQSLINLYLRDCAERNRDLKIKWG; from the coding sequence ATGCGTGATCACTACGACTTTTCTAAATCGAAGAAAAATCCCTATACCAAAAAACTGAAGAAGCAGATTACGATAAGGCTCGACGAGGATACGGTCGCCTATTTCAAGGCGCTGGCCGAGCAGAAGGGTATTCCGTATCAGAGCCTGATCAATCTGTATCTTCGGGATTGCGCGGAACGCAATCGGGATCTGAAGATCAAGTGGGGATAA
- a CDS encoding BrnT family toxin, giving the protein MDGLNFEWDSRKDAANRKKHGVSFEEARTAFFDENARFMADPDHSDEEDRFVLLGLSSQLRLLVVCHCCREEQETIRIISARKASRSERRQYEGFRDA; this is encoded by the coding sequence ATGGATGGGCTCAACTTCGAGTGGGATAGCCGCAAGGATGCGGCAAACCGGAAGAAGCACGGCGTTTCTTTCGAGGAGGCGAGGACGGCATTTTTCGATGAAAATGCGCGTTTCATGGCGGACCCGGATCACTCGGATGAAGAGGATCGGTTTGTTCTGCTGGGCCTGAGTTCGCAATTGCGACTGCTTGTTGTCTGTCACTGCTGCAGGGAAGAGCAGGAAACCATTCGAATCATTTCAGCCCGTAAGGCAAGCCGCTCGGAGCGGCGTCAATATGAGGGCTTCAGAGATGCGTGA
- a CDS encoding DUF6933 domain-containing protein, with translation MLVLRATTKVLKTLKESATETDASDTALGDWYVNRIVVDRKPMLLLVSSRSRLAILTPARDVKNLPCWVGELIADRLARLGLEDNLIRAEVGAMEIVRVGRTRDRSITGQMVDFARAIPYYLPVDEWDESTLRLVEDRLGETPCLSGRARSETVWPGQVACQLLMGRWSSGAPAY, from the coding sequence GTGCTGGTGCTGAGGGCGACAACTAAAGTCCTGAAGACGTTGAAGGAGTCGGCAACGGAAACTGATGCCTCTGATACGGCGCTGGGTGATTGGTACGTAAACCGCATTGTAGTAGACCGAAAACCCATGCTGCTTCTTGTCAGTTCGCGATCGAGGCTCGCGATTCTTACACCCGCCCGAGATGTAAAGAACCTTCCTTGCTGGGTTGGAGAGCTGATTGCTGATCGCCTTGCTCGATTGGGGCTCGAAGACAACTTGATTAGGGCGGAGGTGGGTGCGATGGAGATTGTTCGAGTGGGGCGTACACGCGACCGCTCAATTACTGGTCAAATGGTCGATTTCGCAAGAGCAATTCCATACTATCTTCCGGTAGACGAATGGGACGAATCGACGCTTCGCTTGGTGGAAGATCGGCTGGGCGAAACTCCGTGCCTCTCGGGGCGCGCGCGATCGGAGACAGTGTGGCCAGGTCAGGTTGCGTGTCAGTTGCTGATGGGTCGGTGGTCGAGTGGTGCCCCCGCATACTGA
- a CDS encoding TIR domain-containing protein: protein MANGLLSGLGIKRKVFVSYHHGGDKAYYDAFINAFSNAYDVIHDNSVERAIDSSNTDYVIRRIRENFITGSSSTIVLCGAQTPYRKFVDWEIKATLDKQHGLIGVNLPSNPLSANSKYIVPDRLHDNIESGFAIWTNWASFTQSIQSVQGFIEQANSKPAFLINNNRALRQRNG from the coding sequence ATGGCTAATGGGTTACTTTCCGGTTTAGGCATAAAGAGAAAGGTATTTGTTAGCTATCATCACGGTGGCGACAAAGCATACTATGACGCTTTTATAAATGCCTTTTCCAATGCCTACGATGTTATACATGATAATTCTGTAGAGCGAGCAATAGACAGTTCAAATACAGATTACGTCATTCGCAGAATTAGAGAGAATTTTATAACAGGCAGCTCCTCTACAATTGTACTTTGCGGCGCGCAAACTCCTTACCGGAAGTTCGTTGACTGGGAAATCAAAGCCACTTTAGATAAGCAGCATGGTTTAATTGGTGTAAATCTTCCTAGCAATCCGTTAAGTGCAAACTCGAAATATATCGTTCCAGACAGGCTGCATGACAACATTGAATCTGGGTTTGCAATCTGGACCAACTGGGCATCATTTACACAAAGTATCCAGTCCGTACAAGGGTTCATTGAGCAAGCTAATTCAAAGCCCGCCTTTCTTATCAATAATAATCGCGCGCTGAGGCAAAGAAATGGGTAA
- a CDS encoding DUF4231 domain-containing protein — protein sequence MNEEEYISSRVDDQIDWYDTKSQKAQCWFKWLRGIEILSAASIPLIAGFAKDPFPVTLVVGLLGALIAVISSVVSLNQFQENWTEYRTTCESLKHEKFLYLTKAEPYHEENPFRLFVQRVESLISKENSAWSQYTQAAIEKSKNEQGA from the coding sequence ATGAATGAAGAAGAGTACATTTCGTCGAGAGTTGACGACCAAATAGATTGGTATGACACGAAAAGCCAAAAAGCCCAGTGTTGGTTTAAATGGCTCCGGGGTATAGAGATTCTCTCGGCAGCATCCATACCACTAATAGCGGGCTTTGCTAAAGATCCTTTCCCCGTGACTTTGGTTGTTGGTCTGTTGGGTGCGCTAATTGCCGTCATATCTTCGGTTGTTAGCTTAAATCAGTTTCAAGAAAACTGGACGGAATACCGAACTACCTGTGAATCTCTTAAGCACGAAAAATTCCTCTATCTCACAAAGGCAGAGCCATACCACGAAGAAAACCCTTTTCGTTTATTTGTGCAACGTGTGGAGAGCTTAATTTCCAAAGAAAACAGTGCGTGGTCTCAATACACCCAAGCAGCAATTGAAAAATCAAAAAACGAGCAAGGAGCATAG
- a CDS encoding IS91 family transposase, which yields MEATLKNILAQSYACYRDKHGVSVDQHHAAMAIMQCCENELGYEEWLCERDGHIEQQAHACRHRSCPRCQHAYNQQWLDKTRARLLPCTHYHVVFTLPHELNELWQYNRQWSADHLFKAAAETLRELLRDERYLGAEVGILAALHTWGRTASFHPHVHMLVTGGGVSGEDWRELKKPFLLPVGVLKAKFRGKWLNWLNVAYAKGDLRLPRHWQDRDWRRVLARVARKGWNVCIQGPYDHGSGVTNYLSRYLRGGPIKDARLIRYDDEQVSFRYRDHRDGKDKSITLKTEEFIRRLLWHVPVKGQHNLRYYGLYVPGARDKRDCVREQLGRPRGEEVILPPKATRVCPDCGAALLHYRSTRRKKSYIKSPSPAAHEVGLVQQGVRADRTGIGWSPPSGMDEKFLAGGRRLN from the coding sequence ATGGAGGCGACCCTGAAGAACATCCTGGCACAGAGTTATGCGTGCTACCGGGATAAGCATGGAGTGAGTGTCGACCAACATCACGCAGCCATGGCAATAATGCAATGCTGTGAGAATGAATTGGGTTATGAGGAATGGCTGTGTGAACGGGACGGGCATATTGAGCAACAGGCCCATGCCTGCCGTCATCGCAGCTGCCCACGGTGTCAGCATGCCTACAATCAGCAATGGCTGGACAAGACGCGTGCAAGGCTGCTGCCGTGCACGCACTACCATGTGGTATTCACATTGCCGCATGAGTTGAATGAGCTTTGGCAATACAATCGCCAATGGAGCGCCGATCATTTATTCAAGGCAGCGGCGGAAACGCTACGGGAGCTGCTACGCGATGAGCGTTACCTCGGCGCTGAGGTGGGGATCCTGGCCGCGCTGCACACGTGGGGGCGGACAGCGTCGTTTCATCCGCATGTCCACATGCTGGTGACAGGAGGCGGCGTGTCGGGTGAGGACTGGCGCGAACTGAAGAAGCCCTTTTTGCTACCCGTTGGCGTACTCAAAGCCAAGTTCCGGGGGAAATGGCTGAATTGGTTGAACGTGGCCTATGCTAAGGGAGACCTGAGACTGCCGAGACATTGGCAGGACCGTGACTGGCGGCGTGTGCTTGCCCGGGTGGCACGTAAAGGGTGGAATGTATGTATCCAGGGGCCCTACGATCACGGCAGCGGCGTGACCAACTATCTGTCCCGCTACCTCCGTGGCGGGCCGATCAAGGATGCGCGGTTGATCCGTTATGACGACGAGCAGGTGAGCTTTCGCTATCGCGATCATCGGGATGGGAAAGACAAGTCAATAACGCTCAAGACTGAGGAGTTTATCCGACGGCTGCTGTGGCATGTTCCCGTGAAAGGCCAGCATAATCTGCGCTACTATGGGCTCTACGTGCCCGGAGCGCGCGACAAGCGCGATTGCGTCCGCGAGCAGCTGGGACGGCCTCGGGGTGAGGAGGTCATACTTCCGCCCAAGGCAACGCGGGTTTGTCCGGATTGCGGCGCGGCCCTACTGCACTATCGCAGCACCCGTCGCAAAAAATCCTATATAAAGAGTCCCTCGCCGGCCGCGCACGAGGTGGGGCTTGTGCAACAAGGCGTTCGAGCCGACCGTACAGGCATTGGGTGGTCCCCGCCAAGTGGGATGGATGAAAAATTTTTGGCCGGAGGGCGGCGGCTCAACTAA
- a CDS encoding heavy metal translocating P-type ATPase: MTDTAASQPPVPEQDDDTRCFHCGLPNPPGSDYVVQIEDRPRRMCCPGCKAVAEGIVAAGLEDFYRYRTEKSRTAQDLVPEALRDIELYDRPELQQSFVSVDEGNLREASLILEGITCAACVWLNERHVGRLPGVVEFQVNYSTHRARVKWDDSRIHLSDILRAISDIGYLAHPFDSGRQEAVHKRERSQALRRIAVAGLGMMQVMMIAVALYAGEADGSMDAALRDFLRWVSLLIALPVVVYSAKPFFVSAWRDLRRRQLGMDVPVSLAIGGAFIASGWSTAVGGEDVYFDSVAMFTFFLLTGRYLEMLARHKAGQAAEELVRLLPATASRLDAAGEEARVAVAELRPGDRVRIKPGETVPADGRVSEGRSSVDESLLTGESLPQAKRPGQDLVGGTVNIESPLIMEVVKVGQDTVLSAISRLLDRAQTEKPGVARLADRVAGWFVAAILLLAVGVAAYWWQIEPARAFAITLSVLVVTCPCALSLATPVALTAATGALTRMGVLTTRSHALETLARITHIVLDKTGTLTEGRLQLTRVVRLGRETRDRALTIAAGLEQASEHPLARAILQAADRTPAAGNLIATPGEGVEGEVQGRVYRLGTREFVLELGGADKALPEEFADLSGTFVYLADARELLAVLVFEDSLRDGACEAVQGLRELGIEVRLLSGDEDRAVRRVAEELGIEAALGQQKPPQKLAHLKAIQAQGGIVAMVGDGVNDAPTLAGAQVSIAMGGGTQLAHAAADMVLLSEQLPHLPEAVRAARKTLRLIRQNLGWAIAYNLCALPLAVMGFIAPWMAAIGMSASSLIVVLNSLRLRRF, encoded by the coding sequence ATGACCGACACCGCCGCCTCCCAGCCCCCCGTCCCGGAGCAGGACGACGACACCCGCTGCTTCCACTGCGGCCTGCCCAACCCGCCCGGCAGCGACTATGTGGTGCAGATCGAGGACCGGCCGCGGCGCATGTGCTGCCCCGGCTGCAAGGCCGTGGCCGAGGGCATCGTCGCCGCCGGCCTGGAGGACTTCTACCGCTACCGCACCGAGAAATCGCGCACGGCCCAGGACCTGGTGCCCGAGGCACTGCGGGACATCGAACTCTACGACCGGCCCGAACTGCAGCAGAGCTTCGTCAGTGTGGATGAAGGCAACCTGCGCGAGGCGTCGCTGATCCTGGAGGGCATCACCTGCGCGGCCTGCGTCTGGCTCAATGAGCGCCATGTCGGCCGCCTGCCCGGCGTGGTGGAGTTCCAGGTCAACTACTCCACCCACCGCGCCCGGGTGAAGTGGGACGACAGCCGCATTCACCTGTCCGACATCCTGCGCGCCATCAGCGACATCGGCTATCTGGCCCACCCCTTCGATTCCGGCCGCCAGGAGGCGGTGCACAAGCGCGAACGCAGCCAGGCCCTGCGTCGCATCGCCGTGGCCGGTCTGGGCATGATGCAGGTGATGATGATCGCCGTCGCCCTGTATGCCGGCGAGGCCGACGGCAGCATGGATGCCGCGTTGCGTGACTTCCTGCGCTGGGTCAGCCTGCTGATCGCCCTGCCGGTGGTGGTCTATTCGGCGAAGCCCTTCTTCGTCAGCGCCTGGCGCGATCTGCGCCGGCGCCAGCTCGGTATGGACGTGCCGGTCTCGCTCGCCATCGGCGGCGCCTTCATCGCCAGCGGCTGGTCCACCGCGGTCGGCGGCGAGGACGTCTACTTCGACTCGGTGGCCATGTTCACCTTCTTCCTGCTCACCGGCCGCTATCTGGAGATGCTGGCCCGGCACAAGGCCGGCCAGGCCGCCGAGGAGCTGGTGCGGCTGCTGCCCGCCACCGCCAGCCGGCTGGATGCGGCAGGCGAAGAAGCGCGCGTTGCCGTGGCCGAACTGCGCCCCGGCGACCGGGTGCGCATCAAGCCCGGCGAGACGGTGCCGGCCGACGGCCGGGTGAGCGAGGGACGCAGTTCGGTGGACGAGTCCCTGCTCACCGGCGAGAGTCTGCCGCAGGCGAAACGGCCGGGGCAGGACCTGGTCGGCGGTACGGTCAACATCGAAAGCCCGCTGATCATGGAAGTGGTCAAGGTGGGCCAGGACACGGTGCTCTCCGCCATCAGCCGGCTGCTGGATCGCGCCCAGACCGAGAAGCCGGGCGTGGCGCGTCTGGCCGACCGCGTGGCCGGCTGGTTCGTCGCCGCCATCCTGCTGCTGGCCGTCGGCGTGGCGGCGTACTGGTGGCAGATTGAGCCGGCGCGTGCCTTCGCCATCACCCTGTCGGTGCTGGTGGTGACCTGTCCCTGCGCCCTGTCGCTGGCCACTCCGGTCGCGCTCACCGCCGCCACCGGCGCGCTCACCCGCATGGGCGTGCTCACCACCCGCAGTCATGCACTGGAGACCCTGGCCCGGATCACCCATATCGTACTGGACAAGACCGGCACCCTCACCGAAGGCCGGCTGCAGCTGACCCGGGTGGTGCGGCTGGGCCGCGAGACCCGCGACCGCGCGCTCACCATCGCCGCCGGGCTGGAGCAGGCCTCCGAGCATCCGCTGGCGCGGGCCATCCTGCAGGCGGCGGACCGCACGCCGGCCGCGGGCAACCTGATCGCCACGCCGGGCGAGGGTGTGGAAGGCGAGGTGCAGGGGCGGGTCTACCGCCTGGGCACACGCGAGTTCGTGCTCGAACTGGGCGGTGCTGACAAGGCATTACCGGAGGAGTTCGCCGATCTGAGCGGCACCTTTGTCTATCTGGCGGATGCGCGCGAACTGCTGGCCGTACTCGTGTTCGAGGACAGTCTGCGTGACGGCGCATGCGAGGCGGTCCAGGGGCTGCGCGAACTGGGCATCGAGGTGCGCCTGCTCAGCGGCGACGAGGACCGGGCGGTCCGCCGGGTGGCAGAGGAACTCGGCATCGAGGCGGCGCTGGGGCAGCAGAAGCCGCCGCAGAAGCTGGCCCACCTCAAGGCCATCCAGGCCCAGGGCGGCATCGTGGCCATGGTCGGCGACGGCGTGAATGACGCCCCCACCCTGGCCGGCGCCCAGGTCTCCATCGCCATGGGCGGCGGCACCCAGCTGGCCCACGCCGCCGCCGACATGGTACTGCTCTCGGAACAACTCCCCCACCTGCCCGAGGCCGTACGCGCCGCGCGCAAGACCCTGCGCCTGATCCGCCAGAACCTGGGCTGGGCCATCGCCTACAACCTGTGCGCCCTGCCGCTGGCGGTGATGGGCTTCATCGCCCCCTGGATGGCCGCCATCGGCATGTCCGCCAGCTCCCTGATCGTGGTGCTGAACTCCCTGCGGTTGCGGCGGTTCTGA
- a CDS encoding FixH family protein: MEQLITIPLGIVLQVLLFIALRRFAGMGARSAAAVIGLLALGIYIPYAILYWPGGDVVAMHVALYAVTAYGLGLIIANREARLRQHGGSEGWFHWGPAIIIGFFVFLVLFDTAFVIISQKGLPEPVAEWLLPARDRGEVTTNFPGVAARDYQEKQSHFNRYLEQRREQSERGWQVDRGWIGPAVADRASLFQVRVLDRDGNPVSGADVGGNFLRPSDTRLDQAFRMQETASPGIYRAEVVLPATGVWELDLTIRRGEAVHQLRARTTVEAAPESP, translated from the coding sequence ATGGAGCAGCTGATCACCATCCCGCTGGGTATTGTGCTGCAGGTGCTGCTGTTCATCGCTCTGCGTCGCTTTGCCGGCATGGGGGCCAGGTCCGCCGCTGCCGTCATCGGGCTGCTGGCGCTGGGCATCTACATCCCCTATGCCATTCTGTACTGGCCCGGGGGCGACGTGGTGGCCATGCATGTCGCCCTGTATGCCGTGACCGCCTACGGCCTGGGCCTGATCATCGCCAACCGCGAGGCGCGTCTGCGCCAGCACGGCGGCAGCGAGGGCTGGTTCCACTGGGGGCCGGCCATCATCATCGGCTTCTTTGTCTTTCTCGTGCTGTTCGATACCGCCTTCGTGATCATCTCCCAGAAGGGTCTGCCCGAACCGGTGGCCGAGTGGCTGCTGCCGGCGCGCGACCGGGGCGAGGTCACCACCAACTTCCCCGGCGTGGCCGCACGCGACTACCAGGAGAAGCAGAGCCACTTCAACCGCTACCTGGAGCAGCGGCGCGAGCAGAGCGAACGCGGCTGGCAGGTGGACCGCGGCTGGATCGGCCCGGCAGTGGCGGACCGGGCGAGCCTGTTCCAGGTGCGGGTACTCGACCGTGATGGCAATCCGGTCAGCGGTGCCGACGTCGGGGGGAACTTCCTGCGTCCGTCCGACACCCGCCTGGACCAGGCCTTCCGCATGCAGGAGACGGCCAGTCCCGGCATCTATCGGGCCGAGGTCGTGCTGCCGGCCACCGGCGTGTGGGAACTGGACCTGACCATCCGCAGGGGCGAGGCGGTGCATCAGCTGCGGGCGCGGACCACCGTGGAGGCGGCCCCGGAGAGTCCCTGA